The bacterium genome window below encodes:
- a CDS encoding dihydrodipicolinate synthase family protein, with translation PNDQSELYRYFVALADAATKPLMLYNIPFTTKAFIELDTVQRLMQVENIIGIKDSSMDWVYLMNLICLKKSRPDWSIFIGKTHMWAAGILSGADGGLDGISNLIPAHCVRLYEAIMAKSPACYALQAEINEIFRVYECKSFLGGIKAAVSFLGLCRPDTIAPILPADEAEKEKIKALLQRHHLLP, from the coding sequence CCCCCAACGATCAGAGCGAACTGTACCGGTACTTTGTTGCGCTCGCCGATGCGGCGACCAAGCCGCTGATGCTGTACAATATTCCGTTCACCACCAAGGCCTTCATCGAGTTGGACACAGTGCAGCGATTGATGCAGGTGGAGAATATCATCGGCATCAAGGACAGTTCGATGGATTGGGTTTATCTGATGAATCTGATCTGTTTGAAAAAATCGCGGCCCGACTGGAGCATTTTTATCGGCAAGACTCATATGTGGGCTGCCGGGATCCTCTCTGGAGCGGACGGCGGGTTGGACGGCATCTCCAATCTGATTCCCGCTCACTGCGTGCGCCTGTACGAAGCGATCATGGCCAAGTCCCCGGCATGCTACGCGTTGCAGGCCGAAATCAACGAGATCTTTCGCGTTTACGAATGCAAATCGTTCCTCGGCGGCATCAAGGCGGCTGTGTCGTTCTTGGGCCTGTGCCGGCCCGACACCATCGCCCCGATTCTGCCGGCCGACGAAGCGGAAAAAGAAAAAATCAAAGCCCTGTTGCAGCGCCATCACCTCTTACCCTAA